In the Muricauda sp. MAR_2010_75 genome, one interval contains:
- a CDS encoding response regulator, giving the protein MFSINATSIYGKRALLFLKLTLFSTLTPLLYSQNIENITFQKFGVSEGLSSNAVFSSVEDNEGFIWIATEEGVDRFNGKDFKHYNLPKLYEYRTANYVEYHINIDLNNRIWLITLGGLLYRYESQQDEFVLYHTIREGPEQEVNDFYIDHMNKLWIGTYKGVYIFDPDSKLTNKIKGVESRTSSIIQDDTNNYYLGTENGIYVLDPNKNILFNLLDETQNKNTGLRGSQIASLFFDKENNRLWVGSNKLGLCSFNLINFEFSMPTGLTEYKGLKVRSIVRFSPHEIIVGIDGEGLLIWDIIEGREVGKITPHQNDTESLSSASVHDVYRSSSNVFFVATFRGGLNVYSPGNLNFKTIRHYLYKKNSLRNDVVLQLFNVAPDIIGFGTDKGISIWDKTLDKWSHLEIDLNGENHISNSRSISVDRYGNIWAASYTDSTVVFKETQKLNYKSTKNYNADLTAVNANKIYINSGNSIWFSEDETKRIYHYSLKTGLLDHYPTEIGNIQTLMSVGEGLLAIGTSTGLKFLDTNTGQLKNLPFVNTSQLKSAMISSLAMDENKLLWVGTRYEGLFTINLFKESIRRLTTGDGLLSNRIFALTNSMNGIWASTSKGLSQIDKSFNVNNFTKSDGLTSVDFNYDAALTDADGNVYFGTSEGVITFNPLKIRPIESKKTILFTDFYLNHRQVLPGTNSPLDTLLNHTEAIELDYAQNSFSFGFTSIDFMHFDKGTFHWKLENFDEHWISNPESTVASYTNLNPGEYTFKLKITGQKDELLAPVKQIALTVNPPFWMTPWAYGLYTILFLFLLGLIMYSYRLWILTKHSRSKLKYLANMAHEIKTPLILIKAPLKDLIKNMSIGAPIRQNLDIALKNAEKVHMQLIQFLDFRKLETNKNTVNPQPMDLIWLVKDKIFAFTILAEKKNISLELKTELTSLLIESDEGILDKIVGNLLSNAIKYTLEGGRVVVELRVKDKKCEIFVKDTGIGIPMAERKKIFRLFYRAHNVETSGSIGTGVGLVLARDLARLINGNVTLVKSSSEGSIFAVKFPLKPLTDADDHKGAFLEMMLPDQEQSTSINKETVLVVEDNQDLMEYSRNRLMDDYHVITASNGLAAQKMIKNNLPDIILCDVLMPKMNGFQFCTALKKNIETCHVPIILFSGLGSKENIMQGLECGADDYIVKPYDYELLLSKIQGFLHNRQVLKRKFLLFTEAEEEIQFSNELDDKFIANLTQLVEDNLSDPNFTIKDMCEAMGMSRTSFYHKLKALMDVSPNEFLRTIRLKKGRRMLLEHDYNVSEVAYNVGFSDAKYFGTLFKKYYGENPSSFVANKRKNQSKDQTIPSGEDKE; this is encoded by the coding sequence ATGTTCAGTATCAATGCAACCTCAATATATGGGAAGAGAGCTTTACTCTTCTTAAAGTTAACATTGTTTTCTACCCTAACCCCATTGTTGTACTCCCAAAATATAGAGAATATCACTTTTCAAAAATTCGGAGTAAGTGAAGGGCTGAGCAGCAATGCAGTTTTTTCATCGGTTGAAGACAATGAAGGGTTTATCTGGATTGCCACCGAAGAAGGGGTAGACCGTTTCAACGGGAAGGATTTTAAGCATTACAATCTGCCCAAACTATATGAATATCGGACCGCCAACTATGTGGAATACCATATCAACATAGATTTAAACAATCGGATCTGGCTCATTACCCTGGGTGGACTGTTATATCGATATGAATCCCAACAGGATGAATTTGTCCTATATCACACCATAAGGGAAGGCCCAGAGCAAGAGGTAAATGATTTTTACATCGACCACATGAACAAATTATGGATCGGCACCTATAAAGGTGTTTATATTTTTGATCCTGACTCAAAGCTTACCAATAAAATAAAGGGGGTGGAATCCAGGACTTCTTCAATCATACAGGATGATACGAACAACTATTATCTTGGAACGGAAAACGGAATTTATGTACTGGATCCAAACAAGAACATTTTGTTCAACCTCTTGGATGAGACCCAAAATAAAAATACCGGCCTAAGGGGTTCGCAGATAGCCTCATTGTTTTTTGACAAAGAGAACAATCGATTATGGGTAGGGTCGAACAAGTTGGGGCTGTGCTCTTTCAACCTGATCAACTTTGAGTTCTCCATGCCCACTGGACTCACCGAATATAAAGGGCTTAAAGTTCGGAGCATTGTGCGTTTTTCCCCCCATGAAATTATTGTGGGAATCGATGGCGAGGGCCTATTGATATGGGACATAATCGAAGGAAGGGAGGTTGGAAAGATCACCCCGCATCAAAACGACACCGAGTCCCTGAGTTCGGCATCCGTACACGATGTTTACCGTAGCAGTTCGAATGTGTTTTTTGTAGCCACATTCAGGGGAGGATTGAATGTATACAGTCCTGGCAACCTAAATTTCAAGACCATACGGCATTATCTGTACAAAAAAAATTCCCTTAGGAATGATGTTGTGCTTCAACTCTTCAACGTGGCTCCCGATATTATTGGATTCGGAACCGACAAGGGCATCAGTATATGGGATAAGACATTGGATAAGTGGAGCCATTTGGAAATTGATCTGAACGGGGAAAACCATATTTCAAACTCGAGATCCATTTCAGTGGATCGGTACGGTAATATTTGGGCCGCTTCATATACGGATTCCACAGTCGTTTTCAAGGAAACCCAAAAATTGAACTACAAGAGTACAAAAAATTATAATGCTGACCTCACCGCTGTGAACGCAAACAAAATATACATTAACTCCGGTAACAGTATTTGGTTCAGTGAAGATGAAACTAAGCGCATTTACCATTATTCCCTTAAAACAGGACTATTGGACCATTATCCCACAGAAATTGGCAATATACAGACCCTCATGAGTGTTGGAGAGGGCTTATTGGCCATTGGCACATCCACGGGGCTTAAATTTTTGGATACAAATACGGGTCAATTAAAAAACCTTCCCTTCGTCAACACATCCCAATTAAAATCCGCAATGATCTCAAGTTTGGCGATGGATGAGAACAAACTCCTATGGGTGGGCACCCGTTATGAAGGCCTTTTCACCATCAATTTGTTCAAGGAAAGTATTCGAAGGCTTACCACGGGGGACGGACTTCTCTCCAATCGCATATTTGCCTTGACCAATAGCATGAATGGCATATGGGCCAGTACATCAAAGGGGTTGTCACAAATCGACAAATCCTTCAATGTCAACAATTTCACAAAATCCGATGGATTGACATCGGTGGATTTTAATTATGATGCCGCGCTGACCGATGCTGATGGAAACGTCTATTTTGGGACCAGCGAAGGGGTCATTACCTTCAATCCTCTGAAAATCAGACCCATTGAATCCAAGAAAACCATTTTATTCACGGACTTCTATCTCAACCATAGGCAAGTGCTTCCAGGAACCAACTCACCCCTAGATACGCTTTTGAACCATACAGAGGCCATTGAGCTCGATTACGCCCAAAACTCCTTTTCATTTGGATTTACCAGCATTGATTTCATGCATTTTGATAAAGGCACCTTCCACTGGAAGTTGGAAAATTTCGACGAGCATTGGATAAGTAACCCCGAATCCACAGTTGCAAGTTATACCAATCTAAATCCAGGGGAGTATACGTTCAAACTTAAGATCACTGGACAAAAGGATGAACTCCTTGCACCGGTAAAGCAAATTGCTTTGACTGTCAATCCCCCTTTTTGGATGACTCCTTGGGCCTACGGATTATACACCATACTTTTCCTCTTTTTGCTGGGATTGATCATGTATTCCTACCGATTGTGGATATTGACCAAACATTCCAGAAGCAAGCTAAAGTATTTGGCAAATATGGCCCATGAGATCAAGACGCCCTTGATCCTTATAAAGGCCCCTCTCAAAGATCTAATCAAAAATATGTCAATAGGTGCCCCAATACGGCAAAATCTGGACATTGCCCTCAAAAATGCCGAGAAGGTACATATGCAACTGATCCAGTTTCTGGACTTCAGAAAGTTAGAGACCAATAAAAATACCGTTAACCCACAACCCATGGATTTGATATGGTTGGTAAAGGACAAAATCTTTGCCTTTACGATCTTAGCGGAAAAGAAGAATATTTCCTTGGAACTAAAGACCGAGCTGACCTCTTTACTTATCGAATCGGATGAGGGCATTTTGGATAAGATTGTTGGCAACCTTCTTTCCAATGCGATAAAATATACTTTGGAAGGTGGTCGAGTGGTTGTTGAACTCAGGGTCAAGGACAAAAAATGTGAAATATTTGTCAAGGATACGGGCATCGGGATTCCAATGGCGGAACGAAAGAAAATATTCAGACTGTTTTACCGGGCACATAATGTCGAAACATCGGGAAGTATCGGTACAGGAGTGGGATTGGTTCTGGCCCGCGATTTAGCCCGATTGATAAACGGTAATGTCACTTTGGTCAAATCATCTTCCGAGGGTTCCATTTTCGCTGTGAAATTCCCGCTTAAACCATTGACCGATGCAGATGACCATAAAGGCGCATTCCTTGAAATGATGCTGCCAGATCAAGAGCAATCCACTTCGATCAACAAGGAAACCGTATTGGTTGTGGAGGACAACCAAGATTTAATGGAATACAGTAGGAACAGGTTGATGGATGATTATCATGTCATTACGGCCAGCAATGGCCTTGCTGCCCAAAAAATGATAAAGAACAACCTGCCCGACATTATTCTCTGTGATGTACTAATGCCAAAAATGAACGGATTTCAATTCTGTACGGCCCTCAAAAAAAATATTGAGACCTGTCATGTGCCCATTATCCTTTTCTCTGGACTGGGATCAAAGGAAAACATTATGCAAGGTTTGGAGTGTGGGGCCGATGACTATATAGTAAAGCCCTATGACTATGAACTTTTATTGAGCAAGATACAAGGGTTCTTGCACAACAGGCAGGTTTTAAAACGTAAATTCCTGCTCTTCACTGAAGCAGAGGAGGAGATTCAATTTTCCAATGAATTGGATGATAAATTTATAGCCAATCTAACCCAATTGGTGGAGGATAACCTCAGCGACCCCAATTTTACGATCAAGGACATGTGCGAGGCGATGGGGATGAGCAGAACATCATTTTATCATAAATTGAAGGCCCTAATGGATGTTTCCCCAAATGAGTTTCTGCGGACAATCCGATTAAAAAAAGGGAGAAGAATGTTGCTGGAACATGATTACAATGTCAGTGAGGTAGCCTATAATGTCGGCTTTTCCGACGCCAAGTATTTCGGAACCCTGTTCAAAAAATATTATGGTGAAAATCCATCTTCCTTTGTTGCCAACAAAAGAAAAAACCAATCAAAAGATCAAACTATTCCTTCCGGAGAAGATAAGGAATAA
- a CDS encoding TonB-dependent receptor gives MDQRKVYHRIGPKEKRLPRTIWLLSMIICLCTQITWANFENRVESPKNSVLQLTITGTVTDASGMPLPGANVIVKGTTNGTTADFDGNYSIEAGSDAVLVFSYIGFTTQEIAINGNSTIDVTLQEDARQLDEVVITGYTTQSKATVTGAMVQVDTEEALDVPIQNAGQALQGRASGVHVVGGGQPGSTPLIRIRGFGTTNENGPLLVIDGMQTTDANILSQINPNDIQSINVLKDASAAIYGARASNGVVIVTTKSGSRDEKPSISFSSYVGFQTVAKTQDVLNAQQLGDVLWESFNNDGVTPTHPQYGNGPTATIPEFIRGTDTMPYDVNDNKITRSGDTRWLDEIFQTGIIQNYDLSVSGGNQKSRYLMSVGYQNTEGIQLHTGFERIVTRINTEFDILDNVRVGEHLSASFTDQLAQNQVGNAQRMPPLVPIYDEAGNFAGGGPSTAAGLSNVSNPVAELIRGKDNFDRALRLIGDVYTEVKFLDGFTAKSTFGFNVVDNLSNDIARANPEAPEPKTNALTETQSRSISWIWSNTLRWDKDFGEHNIQLLGGVEAVKEDFRITSTRVQNFLLEDTDFFILGAGTGTPSIIDSRWEASTLFSFLFNANYSYKNKYLASISLRHDKTSRFAEGNNTGLFPSTSVGWVVSEENFMPDDSWLSYLKLRASYGQLGNQDIPVPNPDVNILEAQQEVGFYPISGASVATGAILSSLGNQDLKWERSNQFNIGLDTRFFDDNLSISVDYFNNTTKDMIIASPLPTTSIDANPAFINAGEVNNKGVDFSINYFNPDQTSQLKWDIGLNVSAYKNELVKVNSNNPDAFLNGSVFRSGTITRSSSGQPISYYFGRDVIGIFQNTNEVSNAPDQGFATAEDGVGRFRYRDIDGNGVINDDDRTILGNPHPDFTYGINANLSYKDFFMTLFLQGVHGNELYHFAKIESDFPTFLNSNRSVRVLDSWTPNNTDASLPALSTSIRNNESQPNSYFVEDGSYLRLRNIQIGYNFEIPSLSITNARVYVQGTNLFTITDYNGSEPEIGQTAAGDDPNPPAGDLTIGVDDGRFPQPRTYILGLNFNF, from the coding sequence ATGGATCAAAGAAAAGTCTATCATCGGATAGGGCCCAAAGAAAAAAGGTTGCCCAGAACCATTTGGCTCCTATCAATGATTATTTGTCTATGTACGCAGATCACATGGGCCAATTTTGAAAATCGGGTCGAAAGTCCCAAAAATTCTGTTCTTCAGCTGACCATTACCGGAACCGTGACCGATGCCAGTGGAATGCCCTTACCTGGCGCCAATGTGATTGTCAAGGGCACCACCAATGGCACCACAGCGGATTTTGATGGTAACTATTCCATTGAGGCCGGCAGCGATGCTGTTTTGGTCTTTTCATACATTGGGTTTACCACCCAAGAAATCGCCATTAATGGAAATTCGACCATTGATGTCACATTACAGGAAGATGCCAGGCAATTGGATGAGGTTGTCATTACAGGTTATACCACACAATCCAAGGCCACGGTCACAGGAGCAATGGTGCAAGTCGATACGGAGGAAGCCTTGGATGTCCCGATCCAAAATGCGGGACAGGCACTCCAAGGTAGAGCATCGGGTGTACATGTCGTTGGCGGAGGACAACCGGGCAGTACCCCATTGATCCGCATCAGGGGTTTTGGTACCACCAATGAGAATGGCCCTCTATTGGTCATTGATGGCATGCAGACCACGGATGCCAATATCTTGAGTCAGATAAACCCCAACGATATACAGTCCATTAACGTCCTCAAGGATGCTTCTGCTGCCATATATGGGGCAAGAGCTTCCAATGGTGTTGTCATTGTTACCACAAAATCGGGATCCAGGGATGAAAAGCCCTCCATCAGCTTTAGCTCCTATGTAGGCTTTCAAACTGTAGCCAAAACACAGGATGTTCTCAATGCACAACAATTGGGTGACGTTCTTTGGGAAAGTTTCAACAATGACGGTGTCACCCCGACCCATCCCCAATATGGCAATGGCCCTACCGCCACAATCCCAGAATTCATACGGGGAACGGATACCATGCCCTATGACGTGAATGACAATAAAATTACCCGGAGTGGTGATACCCGTTGGTTGGACGAGATATTTCAGACAGGTATTATCCAAAACTATGACCTATCCGTCAGTGGTGGCAATCAAAAAAGCCGTTATCTGATGTCCGTGGGATATCAAAATACGGAGGGGATACAATTGCATACCGGTTTTGAGCGAATCGTTACCCGGATCAATACAGAATTCGACATTCTGGACAATGTTCGTGTTGGGGAACATTTAAGCGCCTCTTTCACCGATCAGCTTGCCCAGAACCAAGTGGGAAATGCCCAACGCATGCCCCCATTGGTCCCCATATATGACGAAGCTGGGAACTTTGCCGGTGGAGGACCTTCAACCGCAGCGGGTCTGAGCAACGTGTCCAATCCTGTAGCGGAATTGATTCGTGGGAAGGATAATTTCGATCGGGCATTACGCCTTATTGGGGATGTTTATACCGAAGTGAAGTTCTTGGATGGGTTTACCGCCAAATCGACTTTTGGATTCAACGTGGTGGACAATTTGTCAAATGATATTGCAAGGGCCAATCCAGAAGCTCCTGAACCAAAGACCAATGCACTCACAGAGACCCAGAGCCGTTCCATTTCCTGGATATGGAGCAACACCTTACGTTGGGATAAAGATTTTGGTGAACACAACATCCAGCTATTGGGCGGTGTTGAGGCCGTTAAGGAAGATTTTAGGATAACCTCGACCCGAGTGCAGAATTTCCTTTTGGAGGACACTGATTTCTTCATTTTGGGAGCTGGAACGGGAACGCCTTCCATAATAGACAGTCGTTGGGAGGCCAGTACATTGTTCTCTTTCCTGTTCAATGCCAATTATTCCTACAAGAACAAATACTTGGCTTCAATTTCATTGAGGCATGATAAAACCTCTCGTTTCGCCGAAGGAAACAATACCGGTCTCTTTCCGTCAACCAGCGTTGGTTGGGTCGTCAGTGAGGAAAACTTTATGCCCGATGATTCTTGGCTGTCTTACTTAAAACTAAGGGCATCCTATGGCCAACTTGGAAATCAAGATATTCCAGTGCCTAACCCCGATGTCAACATTTTAGAGGCACAACAGGAGGTAGGGTTTTATCCCATAAGTGGTGCTTCCGTGGCAACGGGTGCCATTCTATCCTCCTTGGGGAACCAGGATTTAAAATGGGAACGTTCCAATCAGTTCAACATTGGTTTGGACACTAGGTTCTTTGATGACAACCTGAGCATATCTGTGGATTACTTCAACAACACCACAAAGGATATGATCATAGCGAGCCCATTGCCAACAACATCCATTGATGCCAATCCAGCATTCATTAATGCGGGCGAAGTGAACAACAAAGGGGTTGATTTCTCCATCAACTATTTCAACCCTGACCAAACATCCCAACTAAAATGGGATATTGGATTGAACGTATCAGCCTATAAGAATGAGCTTGTAAAGGTCAACAGTAACAACCCCGATGCATTTTTGAATGGATCTGTATTTAGATCTGGAACCATTACCAGAAGTAGTAGTGGACAGCCTATTTCCTACTATTTTGGACGTGACGTTATTGGAATTTTCCAAAACACCAATGAAGTGTCCAATGCTCCTGATCAGGGATTTGCCACTGCTGAGGACGGTGTTGGTAGGTTTAGGTACCGCGATATTGATGGAAACGGCGTGATCAATGATGATGACCGGACCATTCTAGGAAATCCACATCCAGATTTCACCTATGGGATAAATGCCAATTTGAGCTACAAGGATTTCTTCATGACCCTATTCCTCCAAGGGGTTCATGGAAACGAACTGTACCATTTCGCAAAAATCGAGAGCGATTTCCCAACATTCCTTAATAGCAATAGAAGTGTAAGGGTTTTGGATTCTTGGACACCTAACAATACTGATGCCAGCCTTCCGGCTCTCAGCACCAGTATCCGAAACAATGAATCCCAACCAAACTCCTACTTTGTAGAGGATGGATCCTACCTACGTCTACGGAACATTCAAATCGGGTACAATTTTGAAATTCCCAGTTTGAGCATCACCAATGCCAGGGTCTATGTGCAAGGAACAAATCTTTTCACAATAACGGATTACAACGGATCCGAACCTGAAATTGGTCAAACTGCCGCTGGAGATGATCCAAATCCCCCTGCAGGTGATCTAACCATAGGAGTTGATGATGGACGATTTCCACAACCTAGAACATATATTTTAGGCTTGAACTTCAACTTCTGA
- a CDS encoding RagB/SusD family nutrient uptake outer membrane protein: protein MKKTIVKTLCVFLILLSCSENFTDIAPKGSLNSDALANEQGVDLLLIGAYSMLDGFRFGLTQDYRSSGDNWWFDVVSDDAHKGATNGDQNELYLLEHFDWATNNPYIRDEWVGPFAGVNRANAVLAQAAAIEGVDLTQQIAEARFLRGHFNFELQRTFRNIPFLSEEDLNDPNKPNPGPIWDKIEEDFQAAIDDLPEVSGEVGRANSWAAKAYLGKVYLYQEKFTEALAVFQDVINNGPYGLHTEYVDNFNLRGENGVEAVFSIQFFNDSGDSFNGNRGGALNHPGGGPLNTCCGFYQPSQDLVNSFQTDPSGLPLLDTWNQTDVTNDQGIASDEPFTVHSGPLDPRLDYTVGRRDIDFNGFGRNPGFDWVRVQSAGGPYLAAKNTYRASEPEARSTGGPWGQDRSGINYNIIRFADVLLMAAEAAVETGDLDTALDYVNQVRTRAKNMTYVPTVEGVNPTNYQVEPYVSFPDQAFARKAVRFERRLELGMEGHRYFDLARWGVLESTMNTYFPNEERTIPGIDLGIPVLPKHSVFPIPIEAIDLSNGVLEQNPEWQ from the coding sequence ATGAAAAAAACAATAGTCAAAACACTTTGCGTTTTCTTAATACTTCTTTCATGTTCTGAGAATTTCACGGACATTGCACCCAAGGGAAGTCTTAATTCCGATGCATTGGCAAACGAACAGGGGGTCGATCTTCTTTTGATCGGGGCCTATTCCATGCTCGATGGATTTCGGTTCGGTCTTACCCAGGATTACAGATCAAGTGGTGATAACTGGTGGTTTGATGTAGTGTCGGACGATGCCCACAAAGGAGCCACCAATGGGGACCAAAATGAACTTTATTTGTTGGAACACTTCGACTGGGCCACCAACAATCCCTACATCAGGGACGAATGGGTCGGACCGTTTGCTGGGGTCAACCGCGCCAATGCCGTCCTTGCCCAAGCCGCAGCCATCGAAGGTGTGGATCTTACCCAACAGATAGCCGAGGCAAGGTTTCTAAGGGGACATTTTAATTTTGAACTGCAACGTACCTTTCGGAACATTCCATTTTTGAGCGAAGAGGACCTCAATGACCCCAATAAACCGAACCCCGGCCCAATATGGGATAAAATCGAAGAGGATTTCCAGGCAGCCATAGACGACCTACCAGAGGTAAGTGGCGAAGTGGGAAGGGCCAATAGTTGGGCCGCCAAAGCGTATTTGGGCAAAGTTTATCTCTATCAAGAAAAATTCACCGAAGCATTAGCCGTGTTCCAGGATGTCATTAACAATGGGCCTTACGGGCTCCATACTGAATATGTGGACAATTTCAACCTCCGTGGGGAAAATGGAGTGGAGGCCGTCTTTAGCATCCAATTTTTCAACGATAGTGGAGATTCCTTCAATGGAAACCGGGGAGGTGCCCTAAACCATCCGGGAGGTGGACCCTTGAATACCTGCTGCGGCTTTTATCAGCCCTCGCAAGACCTTGTAAACTCCTTTCAAACAGATCCATCCGGTCTGCCTCTATTGGATACATGGAACCAAACGGATGTCACCAATGACCAGGGCATTGCTTCCGATGAGCCCTTTACGGTGCATAGTGGACCTTTAGATCCCAGATTGGACTATACCGTTGGGAGACGGGACATTGATTTCAACGGATTTGGAAGAAATCCAGGTTTCGATTGGGTAAGGGTGCAATCCGCAGGGGGGCCTTATTTAGCGGCCAAAAACACTTACAGGGCCTCGGAGCCAGAAGCACGGTCCACGGGAGGGCCATGGGGCCAAGATCGCTCTGGAATAAATTACAATATCATACGTTTTGCGGATGTATTGTTGATGGCCGCCGAGGCAGCAGTGGAAACCGGTGATCTGGATACTGCACTTGACTATGTGAACCAAGTCCGGACCAGGGCCAAAAACATGACCTATGTCCCCACCGTGGAAGGCGTGAACCCAACAAATTATCAAGTGGAACCCTATGTTTCATTTCCCGATCAAGCGTTTGCAAGGAAAGCCGTTCGTTTTGAAAGAAGACTTGAATTGGGCATGGAGGGCCACAGGTACTTTGATTTGGCACGTTGGGGAGTACTGGAATCCACCATGAACACTTACTTCCCCAATGAAGAACGAACCATTCCGGGTATAGACCTTGGCATTCCTGTATTGCCGAAGCACAGTGTTTTTCCAATACCCATAGAAGCCATAGATTTGAGCAATGGTGTATTGGAGCAAAATCCAGAATGGCAATAA
- a CDS encoding Gfo/Idh/MocA family protein translates to MKKASSNQRRSFIKKLSGTALLAGTTPTLMLGNSKDRPYFAINEPQRKYTPNDTIQIATIGMGIQGFNDTRAALATPGTKLVAACDLYEGRRKHAKEVFGKDIFTTNDYKEVLKRSDIDAVIIATPDHWHDRISMDAMDHGKAVYCEKPMVHNIEEGWAVIENQRKNNKVFQVGSQRVSSLVYKKAKELYDDGAIGELVLAETWNDRQSNLGAWNYSIPLDASPETIDWDRFLGDAPKIAFDPIRFFRWRNYQDYGTGVAGDLFIHLFSGIHYVIGSSGPSKMYTTGGLRYWKDGRDVPDVMIGCYDYPESKNHPAFNMQIRVNFIDGGGGGGRIRLVGTEGVMTVGGNSVRVTRSKVSDQPGYDGWDSFDTFDEANQREFEKWYKQKYPTPPANVAESGEMEFRISNNYSDHEDHFSNFFDSMRTGSTVVEDAVFGFRAAAAALGANKSYFEQKIIHWDPEAMKFV, encoded by the coding sequence ATGAAAAAAGCAAGTTCAAACCAAAGAAGGTCTTTTATAAAAAAGCTATCGGGAACCGCATTGTTGGCAGGGACAACACCCACTTTGATGTTGGGAAATTCAAAGGACAGGCCCTATTTTGCCATCAATGAGCCCCAAAGAAAATATACTCCTAACGATACCATCCAAATAGCGACCATTGGAATGGGCATCCAAGGATTCAACGATACCCGTGCAGCCTTGGCTACACCGGGAACAAAACTAGTGGCAGCTTGTGATCTCTACGAAGGGAGGCGAAAACATGCCAAAGAAGTCTTTGGCAAGGATATATTCACCACAAATGATTATAAAGAAGTTTTAAAAAGGAGCGATATTGATGCCGTTATCATAGCCACGCCCGATCATTGGCACGATCGGATTTCCATGGATGCCATGGACCACGGCAAAGCTGTTTATTGTGAGAAACCGATGGTACACAACATCGAGGAAGGATGGGCCGTCATTGAAAACCAAAGGAAGAACAACAAAGTGTTCCAAGTGGGCAGTCAACGGGTAAGTTCTTTGGTCTATAAAAAAGCAAAGGAACTGTACGACGATGGAGCAATAGGGGAATTGGTACTGGCCGAAACCTGGAACGACCGTCAATCGAACCTTGGTGCCTGGAATTATTCCATACCATTGGATGCCTCACCGGAAACCATTGACTGGGACCGCTTTTTGGGAGATGCACCAAAGATTGCCTTTGACCCCATACGTTTTTTTAGGTGGCGAAACTATCAGGACTATGGCACCGGTGTGGCCGGAGACCTGTTCATCCATCTATTCTCCGGTATCCACTATGTTATCGGCTCCTCCGGCCCCTCCAAAATGTACACTACCGGAGGCCTTCGCTATTGGAAGGATGGCCGTGATGTGCCCGATGTCATGATTGGGTGTTATGATTATCCTGAGAGCAAAAACCACCCTGCGTTCAATATGCAGATCCGTGTAAACTTCATTGATGGTGGAGGTGGTGGGGGAAGAATCCGATTGGTGGGCACCGAAGGGGTCATGACCGTAGGCGGGAACTCCGTCAGGGTCACCCGGAGCAAAGTATCCGATCAACCCGGATACGATGGTTGGGACTCATTCGATACGTTTGACGAGGCCAATCAACGGGAATTCGAAAAATGGTACAAACAAAAATATCCCACTCCTCCGGCCAATGTTGCGGAAAGCGGCGAAATGGAGTTCAGGATCAGCAACAACTATAGTGATCATGAGGACCATTTCTCTAACTTTTTCGATTCCATGCGCACGGGCAGTACCGTAGTGGAAGATGCTGTTTTTGGGTTCCGTGCCGCTGCCGCTGCCCTAGGGGCCAACAAAAGTTATTTTGAGCAAAAAATAATACATTGGGATCCAGAGGCTATGAAATTTGTTTAG